From the genome of Diabrotica virgifera virgifera chromosome 8, PGI_DIABVI_V3a:
GGATGCGATTAAAAAATCATGGGAAAAGGTATGCAATGAATGgcaagatttttcaaaatttgaggtCCCTAGACATGTAGGAGCCATGAGGGATGTTCCGATTATGATTTTGGGGTTTGCGGATGCAAGTCAAGACGGTTACGGTGGGGTAGTTTATTTAAGGGTTGTAAATTCTAGCGGTGAAGTGAGTGTGAGACTGGTTGCTGCAAAATCGAGATGTGCACCTTTAAAAAAGACCATGACCATTCCGAAGCTAGAATTATGCGCGGCTTTGTTGTTATCATCTTTGCTgaaattaatatttgaaaattatagcaaACTTACTCATATTTCACAACTAGTTGCGTATTCTGATTCGACCACGGTGGTGAGTTGGTTAACTTCGACAAATACCAAAGATATTTTTGTAGCTAATCGAGTGCAGCAAATTAAAGAAAACCTTCCTAATATTTCATGGCAACATATTGAAGGTAAAAATAATCCCGCGGACTGCTTGTCAAGAGGGTTGACACCCTCACAATTAATAAATCATGAACTTTGGTTACAAGGTCCTAGTTGGATAAAATTACGGGAATCGGACTGGCCTTCTTCAATATTAGAATCGGATATTTCGGAGGTTAAGGTTTTGGTTATTGAGGAGGAGAAGCAGGATGAAAAAATTCATCCCTTACTTGAATTGGTTGAACGTCATTCTAGCTGGCATAAAATTTTACGGATTACGGTTCGGGTTTTAATGTTGTTAAAATTAATTCCTGTGCAAAAATTAATTACGGCTACTGCGCTAAGAAcagcagaatgttatttaattcagttaattcagttaaaacattttgaaactgaaataaaaatgataaaagaaaacaaacaatgtaaaacacAGCTTAAGAAATTACGGCCATTTTTACAAGACGGTTTACTTATGGTGGGGGGACGACTTAATAATTCATCCCTTAATTTTTCGGGAAAACATCCACTAATTTTACCGGGAAAAGAAACGTTAGTTGAACGGATTGTTGATTTTTATCATATAGTTTATATGCATACGGGGGCATATTTGCTTGAAGCTTTATTGCGTCAAAAGTATTGGATTCTTGGGGCAAGAAATCTTATAAGAAATCGGGTTTTTAAATGCAATTGTTGTTTTAGAAATAAACCGAAAATTTTGACACCGCTCATGGCAGATTTACCGGTATCGAGGGTTACTGCTACTAAACCCTTTTTACACGTAGGGGTTGACTATTTTGGGCCAATAAATATTACATTAGGTAAAAAACGTAATGCGGCGGTTCATAAATCGTATTGTTTATTAGCGGTTTGTTTAAGCACAAAAGCGGTTCATTTAGAATTGGTGAGTTCTTTAAGCACACCACATTTTATGCAAGCATTTAAAAGACTTTTAGCAAGAAGGGGCCCATGCAAGGTTTTGTATTCTGATCAGGGATCATCTTTTGTTTGTGCGAAAACGGTTTTAAGTGAAATTAATCGGTTTGCTAGTTCGGAAGAATATCAAAATGCACTGTTATGTGAATTAAATTTGAACGGTGTGGAATGGAAATTTATAAGTCCACAAAGTCCGAGTCACGGGGGTCTTTGGGAAAGTAATGTAAAGAGCGCTAAGTCGCATCTCTATAAGGTAATAGGGGATCAGTTGTTAACATATGAAGAGTTAAATACTCTATTAATTCAAATAGAGGCAATCTTAAATTCGAGACCTCTTTGTCGTCGACCAACTGATTCATCTCAAATATCGGTATTAACTCcatcacattttttaaatttaacaccgTTAGGAAGTTTGCCGGCCGACGATTTAAGAGATTTAAATATAAACCGGTTAGATAGGTTCCAGTTAATCGATCGAATGGTGCAAGATTTCTGGAAAAGGTGGCGTTTGGAATATTTGACTACCttacaaactagagaaaaatggaATATAGATTTGCCTAATGTTAAAATCGGAACGGTTGTTATTTTAAAGGTAGACAATGTACCTACACTTTGTTGGCCGTTGGCCATTGTTACTGAGGTTCATCCGGGTAAAGACGGAGTTGTTAGAAATGTTACTGTAAAAACTTCGAAAGGGACATTTACACGACCAGTTTTGAAGTTATGCCCTCTTCCGAATCAATAAATTTACAGTAATATCTTTTGTATATAGTTATAGGTATTTTTcattagaatttatttattttttttcgattttttttttagttacggtaattaactctgaaaattttggtatattaatttatgcctggtcctttgagtatttatttggaactagttttttttattgtgttttcggCACAAATTGCATACAGATTTGGCTGAAAAATGGGTTTTTCAGGGCGGGGGCTATGTTTGcgccaatatgaatatatatttcatttattttaattcgggaacgtcttggcaacacagttctaagtaagcataatcttctgtcctttatgttaagtcagtcggtcgttaacagacatacggtcggaacgtatagtacactttgacaattttaatttgattttgtgtgtgttcccttcttttatcccatccttcattttccttaatgccaccgaaaatagtgcttcaacatttaacaacacgaagaaaatctaagaaaatctcggtaagttattattattaaattttttccatttggTTTGCTAAAAGCCAAAACAGGCatgaagcgatatactcagcattgacctttccattgtcctctgagctatttgcagcGTTTTAGAAGTTGTAACCGTCAGTgccaaagtttcggcaccataggCCATCACAGGTAACATACATTACACTtaacatttgaccaatgtgtatTACCTGTGATGTTGAGTAatactttgatttaaaaaaaattaagcattcagtattattttatttgtagaataaatacaaaaaaaacctaGACTCAATTTTTCGGGTTAGAATTTCTCATATAACTCATCAAGGCATTGGACAATTCCGGATTTCGTTTATTATTTTGGCCATACAGCATTTTCAGTGCACTACTTAGTTCTGAGTTACGTTTTACAGATGGTTGTAAAATATCTGAAAATAGTTGTTCGTCCGATCGTTTGGGTAGTTTCACTTGATTCATGTCTAACCAGCATAGATATTCGGGTTTGTTCTGCAACagtaaataaaattgttatacagtatgtccctgtaagttgtatccatatggaaaactttttttttattatttttacgaaaaaaagttattcttcataaaaagctctgcatgatgcaaaacctaagattcaaccatcaaatatcaaattatataaatattatacgaggtatgtcaaaaagtttgaatttcactcaagagtaaagtaggtagctttatttttcacaatattgaaaattgctgttacgaaaagttgtttggaattaaaaactatattctattATGCAATTCT
Proteins encoded in this window:
- the LOC126889615 gene encoding uncharacterized protein LOC126889615 gives rise to the protein MFKWLVFLTVCSINVIDGTPVSIICEEAENKPEYLCWLDMNQVKLPKRSDEQLFSDILQPSVKRNSELSSALKMLYGQNNKRNPELSNALMSYMRNSNPKN